From the Sphingobacteruim zhuxiongii genome, the window AAGCTTTACGCTTGATGAAAATGGCAGAGAAATTCAATAAACCTGTTGTTACATTAATCGACACCATGGGTGCTTATCCTGGACTAGAGGCGGAAGAACGCGGTCAAGGTGAAGCGATTGCTAGAAACCTTCTGGAAATGTCTGTGTTGAAAGTTCCTGTAATCTGTATTGTTATTGGTGAAGGTGCATCAGGTGGTGCGTTAGGTATTGGTATTGGCGATCGCGTATACATGCTTCAAAACACGTGGTACTCGGTTATCTCTCCAGAATCTTGTTCTTCGATCCTATGGAGAAGTTGGGATCACAAAGAACGTGCTGCAGAAGCGTTAAAATTAACCGCTGAAGACATGTTGGGTAATGGATTAATCGATGGTATTATTGCAGAGCCATTGGGTGGTGCTCATCAAGATCCGGAAACAACAGCAATCAATGTGAAAAATAGAATTCTAGAGGATTTAGCACTCTTAATTCCTAAAGATAAAGACGCACTCGTTGCAGAACGTATTGATAAGTTCAGCAAAATGGGCGTTGTTAACGAATAATAACAATAAACATAGAGAAAGCGTCTGAAAGGACGCTTTTTTTTATGATTTGAGTCTTGCGAGGATGCTTTACTAGATAAAAAGACACACTCGTCAGTTTCCTTTATAAGGAATCGGATCAACGAGCTTAAATACAAATTCCATTTTCTCCCCTTTCCGCTCGACTTCCAGTTTAATCAAGTCCCCATCTTTATGCTGAAGCTTAGACATCAGGTCTTTCAGTTTCATATTTTCGGTACGCTTGCCGTTAACACGAAGTAAAATATCATCCTTCTGTATCCCAACATGCTCAGCAGGAGAGTTTTTCCGTACCCCAGCAACAACATAGACCGGCAACAGCTTAAATTCGTATTTTAATACTTGCGACTCCCAGGCAGTCACAGCACCATTTGGATTATCCCGATCCCGACTCCCAATACTGGTCGCAACCTCACGCTGCGTCCAAACTAAACCGTCATGCTTTATCTCCATCCCACTCATATTGAACTCAAAGGGTTTGCCATAGTTCCGATTCGGACGCAGGAAGATCTCATCTGCCTGATAGTTCAGAATCACATGGAAATGTCTAAGAACCTGATTGCCGACAGAGCCAATCCGACCTTCCGCCAAACGCGCAGCATGTACAGCATTCGTATCTGGATAGGATACCACCGGTTGCTTTATATGAAAACCCGCCCAGTCGAATCCCGAAATCCGATTCCGAAAACCAAAGATTTCCCCATTAAAACCTCTACCTATAAACTCATACACACTAGGATCCTGCACTTTAAAGTCCTTCAATACAAAAGGAAAGATGAGCATACCATCCGAATTCCCCATATCAATTAACATCTTCGCATGCTCTAAACGATGATCAGCAAGACGAATATCCACTTCTGTATAAGGACGATCGCGCTCTAATACAATCGGCACACGTGTATATTTTCTGGTCAATTTCGTAGGGTAGTCGAACGGATCAAATAGCTCTATTTTGCACTTCACATAATCGATCTTCAGCATAAACTCCTGTATAAATCGAGCCCCCAGAATACCATTTACCGGCATCCCAATATGACTGGAGATATCTAACTCCTCCCCATCGATAACAAATACGTTGTGAGTAGAATCACGCAAGATAGCGCCAATTTCCAAATCATT encodes:
- a CDS encoding PDZ domain-containing protein — encoded protein: MKILALLLLCLMSFMAHGQSDFSFLSKKRSFDFELVGNLIIIPVKLNGVSLSFLLDTGVKETILFASTRDSVPLDNVHKVKFSGIGIEDGVEGIMAVANDLEIGAILRDSTHNVFVIDGEELDISSHIGMPVNGILGARFIQEFMLKIDYVKCKIELFDPFDYPTKLTRKYTRVPIVLERDRPYTEVDIRLADHRLEHAKMLIDMGNSDGMLIFPFVLKDFKVQDPSVYEFIGRGFNGEIFGFRNRISGFDWAGFHIKQPVVSYPDTNAVHAARLAEGRIGSVGNQVLRHFHVILNYQADEIFLRPNRNYGKPFEFNMSGMEIKHDGLVWTQREVATSIGSRDRDNPNGAVTAWESQVLKYEFKLLPVYVVAGVRKNSPAEHVGIQKDDILLRVNGKRTENMKLKDLMSKLQHKDGDLIKLEVERKGEKMEFVFKLVDPIPYKGN
- a CDS encoding acetyl-CoA carboxylase carboxyltransferase subunit alpha, whose product is METTFDFEKPIADLQTQIEKVKQVEEKTKVDMGATIRELEEKLEQTKLEVYNNMTGWQKVQMSRHADRPQTFDYIDLICDDFIELHGDRTVKDDKAIVGGFASIGGQPVMVIGHQKGKNTKERQFRNFGMANPEGYRKALRLMKMAEKFNKPVVTLIDTMGAYPGLEAEERGQGEAIARNLLEMSVLKVPVICIVIGEGASGGALGIGIGDRVYMLQNTWYSVISPESCSSILWRSWDHKERAAEALKLTAEDMLGNGLIDGIIAEPLGGAHQDPETTAINVKNRILEDLALLIPKDKDALVAERIDKFSKMGVVNE